One Thauera sp. K11 DNA window includes the following coding sequences:
- a CDS encoding BON domain-containing protein: MKTMHLPAGAARRKLLLGIAAAATLPVLQGCFPVVATGVGATAAMVADRRTSGTYIEDEAIEWKASGRISEHFGSNTHVNVTSYNRNVLLTGEVPNENTRAEVERLVAGVEHVKGIINEVVVGPTSSLTTRGNDTLITSNVKARMVDSQNVPAHNVKVVTEVNVVYLLGMVTRAEADAAAEVARTSKGVRKVVRAFEYISDEEALRLDNPTGAKR; this comes from the coding sequence ATGAAAACCATGCACCTGCCCGCCGGCGCGGCGCGGCGCAAGCTGCTGCTCGGCATCGCCGCCGCGGCCACGCTGCCCGTGCTGCAAGGCTGCTTCCCCGTGGTGGCGACCGGCGTGGGCGCCACCGCGGCCATGGTGGCCGACCGCCGCACCAGCGGCACCTACATCGAGGACGAAGCCATCGAGTGGAAGGCCAGCGGCCGCATCAGCGAGCATTTCGGCAGCAACACGCACGTCAATGTCACCTCCTACAACCGCAACGTGCTGCTCACCGGCGAAGTGCCGAACGAGAACACCCGCGCCGAGGTGGAGCGCCTGGTCGCGGGCGTCGAGCACGTGAAGGGCATCATCAACGAAGTGGTCGTCGGCCCGACCTCGTCGCTGACGACGCGCGGCAACGATACGCTGATCACCTCCAACGTGAAGGCGCGCATGGTCGACTCGCAAAACGTCCCCGCCCACAACGTGAAGGTGGTGACCGAGGTCAACGTCGTCTATCTGCTGGGCATGGTCACGCGCGCCGAGGCCGATGCCGCAGCCGAAGTGGCCCGCACCAGCAAGGGCGTGCGCAAGGTGGTGCGCGCATTCGAGTACATCAGCGACGAAGA
- a CDS encoding phosphoheptose isomerase, whose product MDLIDRVSRQFEDSARTKLDALEHLAAPIAGAVEVMTTSLLNNGKILSCGNGGSAADAQHFAAELVNRFELERPPLAAVALTTDSSTLTSIANDYDFTQVFSKQVRALGQPGDILLAISTSGNSPNVAEAILAAHEREMRVVALTGKGGGRIGELLADGDIHLCVPADRTARIQEVHLLVLHCLCDGIDCLLLGVEE is encoded by the coding sequence ATGGATCTCATCGACCGCGTATCCCGCCAGTTCGAGGACAGCGCCCGCACCAAGCTCGATGCCCTGGAACACCTGGCCGCCCCCATCGCCGGCGCCGTCGAGGTCATGACCACCTCGCTGCTCAACAACGGCAAGATCCTCTCCTGCGGCAACGGCGGCTCGGCCGCCGATGCGCAGCACTTCGCCGCCGAGCTGGTGAACCGTTTCGAACTGGAGCGCCCGCCGCTGGCCGCGGTCGCGCTCACCACCGACAGCTCGACGCTGACCTCGATCGCCAACGACTACGATTTCACCCAGGTCTTCTCCAAGCAGGTACGCGCCCTCGGCCAGCCCGGCGACATCCTGCTGGCGATCTCGACCAGCGGCAATTCACCCAACGTCGCCGAGGCGATCCTGGCCGCGCACGAGCGCGAAATGCGCGTCGTCGCCCTCACCGGCAAGGGCGGCGGCAGGATCGGCGAACTGCTCGCCGACGGCGACATCCATCTTTGCGTTCCGGCCGACCGCACCGCACGCATCCAGGAAGTCCATCTGCTCGTGCTGCATTGCCTGTGCGACGGCATCGATTGTCTCTTACTGGGAGTGGAAGAATGA
- a CDS encoding YraN family protein, with amino-acid sequence MTKRDTRAPAETDSAGREAATATPRIVGVRPTPAQARGRFAEDLAARHLARHGLRVIERNVRCRGGEVDIVCLDRGTVVFVEVRLRTGSRFGGAAESITAAKRRRILLAAQWWLGAAGRCHRAAPCRFDAVLLDGLDETGITWLPGAFDAG; translated from the coding sequence ATGACGAAACGCGACACCCGCGCACCGGCGGAAACGGACTCGGCAGGCCGGGAGGCGGCAACTGCGACGCCCCGCATTGTCGGCGTGCGGCCGACGCCGGCGCAAGCGCGCGGACGATTCGCCGAGGATCTCGCGGCACGGCATCTCGCCCGCCACGGGCTGCGCGTCATCGAACGCAACGTGCGCTGCCGCGGCGGCGAGGTCGATATCGTCTGCCTGGATCGCGGCACGGTGGTCTTCGTCGAGGTGCGGCTGCGCACCGGCAGCCGCTTCGGCGGCGCGGCCGAGAGCATCACCGCCGCCAAGCGCCGGCGCATCCTCCTTGCCGCGCAATGGTGGCTTGGCGCCGCCGGGCGCTGCCACCGCGCCGCGCCCTGCCGCTTCGACGCCGTGCTGCTCGACGGGCTCGACGAGACCGGCATCACCTGGTTACCGGGTGCCTTCGATGCCGGCTGA
- the rsmI gene encoding 16S rRNA (cytidine(1402)-2'-O)-methyltransferase, whose protein sequence is MNDLPTAAGSPLSSTPSLYVVATPLGNLQDVTLRALAVLRAVDVVAAEDTRHSQRLFDACGIRTRMLALHEHNEQVAASQLIELLAQGRHVALITDAGTPAVSDPGARAVARVRAAGHPVVPVPGACAAVAALSVSGFAEAGFRFVGFLPPKSAARRAALEKLAGDPDVLVFYEAPHRVAECVADMAAVLGGMREVLIARELTKLHEEIACLMLADTAAWFAADPNRSRGEFVLVVRGAPAAEGLDAEAEKVLSLLLAELPVKTASRLAAEISGAPRNALYARALQLKAKGGGQAPA, encoded by the coding sequence ATGAACGATCTTCCGACCGCAGCCGGCTCTCCGCTTTCCAGTACGCCGTCATTGTATGTGGTGGCCACGCCGCTCGGAAACCTGCAGGACGTCACCCTGCGCGCACTCGCGGTGCTGCGCGCGGTCGACGTCGTCGCGGCGGAGGACACGCGCCACAGCCAGCGCCTGTTCGATGCCTGCGGCATCCGCACGCGCATGCTGGCGCTGCACGAGCACAACGAGCAGGTGGCCGCCAGCCAGTTGATCGAGCTGCTGGCGCAGGGGCGGCATGTCGCGCTCATCACCGATGCCGGCACGCCCGCGGTGTCCGATCCGGGCGCGCGGGCGGTGGCGCGGGTGCGTGCCGCCGGCCATCCGGTGGTGCCGGTGCCGGGCGCGTGCGCCGCGGTCGCGGCCTTGTCGGTGTCGGGCTTTGCGGAGGCGGGTTTCCGCTTCGTCGGTTTTCTGCCGCCGAAGAGCGCGGCGCGGCGTGCCGCGCTCGAGAAACTGGCCGGCGATCCCGACGTGCTGGTGTTCTACGAGGCGCCGCACCGGGTGGCCGAATGCGTGGCCGACATGGCTGCGGTGCTGGGCGGGATGCGCGAGGTCCTGATCGCGCGCGAACTGACCAAGCTGCACGAGGAGATCGCCTGCCTGATGCTCGCCGATACGGCCGCCTGGTTCGCCGCCGATCCGAACCGCAGTCGCGGCGAGTTCGTGCTGGTGGTGCGCGGCGCGCCCGCGGCGGAAGGGCTGGACGCGGAGGCGGAGAAGGTCCTGTCGTTGTTGCTGGCGGAACTGCCGGTCAAGACGGCGTCGCGCCTTGCCGCCGAGATTTCGGGAGCGCCCCGCAATGCGCTGTATGCACGCGCGCTGCAGCTCAAGGCCAAGGGCGGCGGGCAGGCTCCGGCGTAG
- the pyrC gene encoding dihydroorotase — MQSITLIRPDDWHLHVRDGDALEAVVPHTAARFGRALIMPNLKPPVTTTEQALAYRERILAAVPGSRFEPLMSLYLTDNLPPDEIDRARASGRIVAVKLYPAGATTNSDAGVTAIDKVYPVLERMEALGMVLCVHGEATGHDVDVFDREHVFIERVLSPLVRRFPRLRVVFEHITTAEAAQFVRAAGANVAATVTAHHLLLNRNAIFAGGIRPHHYCLPVLKRETHRRALVEAVTSGNPRFFLGTDSAPHARSTKEAACGCAGCYTAHAGIELYAEVFDAAGALEKLEAFASLNGPAFYGLAPNADTITLRRESWEVPASYGYLGDDPLVPLRAGEAVAWKLVA, encoded by the coding sequence ATGCAATCGATCACCCTCATCCGCCCAGACGACTGGCATCTGCACGTGCGTGACGGCGACGCGCTCGAAGCAGTCGTGCCGCATACCGCTGCGCGCTTCGGCCGTGCGCTGATCATGCCCAACCTGAAACCGCCGGTGACCACCACCGAGCAGGCACTGGCCTATCGCGAGCGCATTCTCGCCGCGGTGCCGGGCAGTCGTTTCGAGCCGCTGATGAGCCTGTACCTCACCGACAACCTGCCGCCGGACGAGATCGACCGTGCCAGGGCGAGCGGCAGGATCGTCGCGGTGAAGCTCTATCCGGCGGGCGCGACGACGAATTCCGATGCTGGCGTCACGGCGATCGACAAGGTCTATCCGGTGCTCGAGCGCATGGAGGCGCTCGGCATGGTGCTGTGCGTGCATGGCGAGGCGACCGGCCACGATGTGGACGTGTTCGACCGCGAGCACGTCTTCATCGAGCGCGTGCTGTCGCCGCTGGTGCGCCGCTTCCCCAGGCTGCGCGTCGTCTTCGAGCACATCACCACCGCCGAGGCGGCGCAGTTCGTGCGCGCGGCCGGCGCCAACGTGGCGGCGACGGTGACCGCGCACCATCTGCTGCTCAACCGCAACGCCATCTTCGCGGGCGGCATCCGGCCGCATCACTATTGCCTGCCCGTGCTCAAGCGCGAGACGCATCGCCGCGCGCTGGTCGAGGCGGTGACTTCGGGCAATCCGCGCTTCTTCCTCGGCACCGATTCGGCGCCGCATGCGCGCAGCACCAAGGAAGCGGCCTGCGGCTGTGCCGGCTGCTACACCGCGCATGCCGGCATCGAGCTGTATGCGGAAGTCTTCGATGCCGCCGGGGCGCTGGAAAAGCTGGAAGCCTTCGCCAGCCTGAACGGCCCGGCCTTCTACGGCCTAGCGCCGAACGCCGACACGATCACGCTGCGGCGCGAGAGCTGGGAGGTGCCGGCGTCCTACGGCTACCTTGGCGACGATCCGCTGGTTCCCCTGCGCGCCGGCGAAGCGGTGGCGTGGAAGCTGGTCGCCTGA
- the mraZ gene encoding division/cell wall cluster transcriptional repressor MraZ codes for MFQGAAALSLDAKGRLAIPARHRDALAVQDGQVVITAHPHRCLLVYPVPAWIPIRDQVLAAPSFNEHAAMLKRLLVGYAQDEALDAAGRVLVAPSLRQFAQLEKQVWLVGQGSHFELWSDARWQEQQEKMLALATEGLPPGFESLAL; via the coding sequence ATGTTCCAGGGAGCCGCTGCGCTCAGTCTTGATGCCAAGGGTCGCCTCGCGATCCCCGCGCGGCATCGGGATGCGCTCGCGGTCCAGGATGGCCAGGTGGTGATCACGGCGCATCCGCATCGCTGCCTGCTCGTCTATCCCGTTCCGGCCTGGATTCCCATTCGCGATCAGGTGCTGGCCGCGCCCAGCTTCAACGAGCACGCGGCGATGCTCAAACGCCTGCTCGTGGGTTATGCGCAGGATGAGGCGCTGGATGCGGCCGGCCGCGTGCTGGTCGCGCCTTCGCTGCGCCAGTTCGCCCAGCTCGAGAAACAGGTGTGGCTGGTGGGGCAGGGCAGCCATTTCGAGCTGTGGTCGGATGCCCGCTGGCAGGAGCAGCAGGAAAAGATGCTGGCGCTGGCCACCGAGGGGCTGCCGCCCGGATTCGAGAGCCTCGCCCTGTGA
- the rsmH gene encoding 16S rRNA (cytosine(1402)-N(4))-methyltransferase RsmH yields the protein MSGAHEHVSVLLAEAIEALAIRSDGIYVDGTFGRGGHSRAVLARLGGEGRLIAFDRDPAAIAAGRAIDDRRLTLVHQPFSTLDAELERLGVGQVDGVLLDLGVSSPQLDDAARGMSFRFDAPLDMRMDTSRGQTVAQWLAEASVGQITEVLRDYGEERFAHAIAKAIATARTGGAVATTGQLAAIVEKAVRTREPGQHPATRSFQALRIFINQELEELTCALPACVARLRAGGRLVVISFHSLEDRIVKRFMRDESRPLVLPARLPVRAADLPPPRLVLVGRARRPGAGEVAANPRARSAVMRVAERSGVGA from the coding sequence GTGAGCGGCGCACACGAACATGTCAGCGTGCTGCTCGCGGAGGCGATCGAGGCGCTGGCGATCCGGTCCGACGGCATCTATGTGGACGGCACCTTCGGACGCGGCGGCCACAGCCGGGCGGTGCTCGCCCGGCTCGGCGGCGAGGGCCGGCTGATCGCGTTCGATCGTGATCCGGCGGCGATTGCGGCGGGGCGGGCGATCGACGATCGGCGGCTGACGCTGGTGCACCAGCCGTTCAGCACGCTCGATGCCGAACTGGAGCGGCTCGGCGTGGGGCAGGTGGATGGTGTCTTGCTGGACCTGGGGGTGTCATCTCCCCAGTTGGACGATGCCGCGCGCGGCATGAGTTTCAGATTCGATGCGCCTTTGGACATGCGCATGGACACGAGCCGCGGGCAGACCGTGGCGCAATGGCTGGCGGAGGCTTCCGTCGGCCAGATCACGGAGGTGCTCAGGGACTATGGGGAAGAACGGTTTGCTCATGCGATTGCAAAGGCGATTGCAACTGCTCGGACAGGGGGGGCTGTTGCAACCACTGGACAACTTGCCGCGATCGTGGAAAAGGCGGTCCGTACACGCGAGCCGGGGCAGCACCCGGCGACACGCTCCTTCCAGGCTCTACGGATTTTCATCAATCAGGAGCTTGAAGAACTGACGTGCGCGCTGCCCGCCTGCGTCGCCCGCCTGCGTGCGGGCGGCAGGCTGGTGGTGATCAGCTTCCATTCGCTCGAAGACCGCATCGTGAAGCGCTTCATGCGCGACGAGTCCCGCCCCCTGGTGCTGCCGGCCCGCCTGCCCGTGCGTGCGGCCGATCTGCCGCCGCCGAGGCTCGTCCTGGTGGGCAGGGCACGGCGCCCGGGTGCCGGTGAGGTGGCGGCCAATCCGCGCGCGCGCAGCGCGGTGATGCGCGTCGCCGAACGCAGCGGGGTGGGGGCGTGA
- the ftsL gene encoding cell division protein FtsL, whose protein sequence is MIRLDAILVALAVASALGVVASQHQARKLFAQLEREQNRAHGLEVEWGQLQLEQSTWASHARVEKLAHDKLGMRPPVPAQVVVVEPQS, encoded by the coding sequence GTGATCCGGCTCGACGCCATTCTCGTCGCCCTCGCGGTCGCCAGTGCGCTTGGCGTGGTCGCCTCGCAGCACCAGGCGCGCAAGCTGTTCGCGCAGCTCGAGCGCGAGCAGAACCGGGCGCACGGCCTCGAAGTGGAATGGGGGCAGTTGCAGCTCGAACAGAGCACCTGGGCATCTCACGCACGGGTCGAGAAGCTCGCGCACGACAAGCTGGGCATGCGTCCGCCGGTCCCTGCGCAGGTGGTCGTGGTGGAGCCGCAATCATGA
- a CDS encoding peptidoglycan D,D-transpeptidase FtsI family protein, with protein MKNQRTVTFNHNPLLKRDLPVWRPRFVLLALLAGSLTLGGRAFYLQGVNNDFLQAKGESRYARILEVPATRGRITDRNGDILAVSTPVRSIWAIPSDAKLEPAEARKLAALLEMDVRELNDKLAGARDFAYLKRQVAPEAAQRVVDLKLPGVHQQQEYRRYYPGGEVMAHMLGFTNVEDKGQEGIELTFERQLAGRPGARRVIKDRRGQVVEDVEAIRAPRDGEDVTLAMDGKIQYLAWTALRDAMTTHKAKAGAAVVLDVRTGEVLALVNAPTYNPNNRANLTGAQLRNRVFTDTYEPGSVMKPFIVGLAIERGKVKPNTAIDTSPGRLTIGSATISDSHRHGVLTVAEVIQKSSNIGTVKMALQFSPDEMGHLFEQVGFGTPLNMGFPGEASGRVRPPRTWKPIEQATMSYGHGISVSLIQMARGYLAFARDGELVPLSLTRLDAPPAVGRRIFSPQTAREMRAMLEMASGPGGTAPKAQVAGYRVAGKTGTAHKLDGGRYTNKYVSSYVGFAPASNPRLVVAVMIDEPSAGQYFGGTVAAPVFARIVEGSLRTMGVAPDAPLTPLQLARKPGDAGAAPVRESM; from the coding sequence ATGAAGAACCAGCGTACCGTCACCTTCAATCACAATCCCCTGCTCAAGCGCGACCTGCCGGTGTGGCGGCCGCGCTTCGTGCTGCTGGCCCTGCTTGCGGGTTCGCTCACGCTGGGCGGGCGGGCCTTCTACCTGCAGGGGGTGAACAACGACTTCCTGCAGGCAAAGGGCGAATCGCGCTATGCGCGCATCCTCGAGGTGCCGGCGACCCGCGGCCGCATCACCGACCGCAACGGCGACATCCTCGCGGTGAGCACGCCGGTGCGCTCGATCTGGGCCATTCCTTCCGATGCCAAGCTGGAGCCGGCCGAGGCGCGCAAGCTCGCGGCGCTGCTCGAGATGGACGTGCGCGAACTCAACGACAAGCTCGCCGGCGCGCGCGACTTCGCCTACCTGAAGCGCCAGGTGGCGCCGGAGGCGGCACAGCGGGTCGTCGATCTCAAGCTGCCGGGCGTCCACCAGCAGCAGGAATACCGCCGCTACTATCCCGGCGGCGAGGTCATGGCCCACATGCTCGGCTTCACCAACGTCGAGGACAAGGGGCAGGAAGGCATCGAGCTCACCTTCGAGAGGCAGCTTGCCGGCAGGCCCGGCGCGCGCCGCGTGATCAAGGACCGGCGCGGCCAGGTGGTCGAGGACGTCGAGGCGATCCGTGCGCCGCGGGACGGCGAGGACGTCACGCTGGCGATGGACGGCAAGATCCAGTACCTCGCGTGGACGGCGCTGCGCGATGCGATGACCACGCACAAGGCCAAGGCCGGCGCCGCGGTCGTGCTCGACGTGCGCACCGGCGAGGTGCTCGCCCTGGTGAACGCGCCGACCTACAACCCGAACAACCGCGCCAATCTCACCGGCGCGCAGTTGCGCAACCGGGTGTTCACCGACACCTACGAGCCGGGCTCGGTGATGAAGCCCTTCATCGTCGGGCTTGCGATCGAACGGGGCAAGGTCAAGCCGAACACCGCCATCGACACCAGTCCCGGGCGCCTGACCATCGGCTCGGCGACGATCTCGGATTCGCACCGGCACGGCGTGCTGACGGTGGCGGAAGTCATCCAGAAGTCGTCGAACATCGGCACCGTGAAGATGGCACTGCAGTTCAGCCCCGACGAAATGGGGCACCTGTTCGAGCAGGTCGGCTTCGGCACGCCGCTGAACATGGGATTTCCCGGCGAGGCGAGCGGCCGTGTGCGTCCGCCGAGGACCTGGAAGCCGATCGAGCAGGCAACCATGTCCTACGGGCACGGCATCTCGGTGAGCCTCATCCAGATGGCACGGGGCTACCTCGCCTTCGCGCGCGACGGCGAACTCGTGCCGCTGTCGCTCACCAGGCTCGATGCGCCGCCCGCCGTGGGGCGCCGCATCTTCTCGCCGCAGACGGCGCGCGAGATGCGCGCGATGCTGGAAATGGCTTCCGGCCCGGGCGGCACCGCGCCCAAGGCGCAGGTGGCCGGCTACCGCGTGGCGGGCAAGACCGGAACGGCGCACAAGCTGGACGGCGGCCGCTACACGAACAAGTACGTGTCGTCCTACGTCGGCTTCGCGCCTGCCTCGAATCCGCGCCTGGTCGTGGCCGTGATGATCGATGAGCCGTCCGCCGGGCAGTACTTCGGCGGCACCGTCGCGGCGCCGGTCTTTGCGCGCATCGTCGAGGGGTCGCTGCGTACGATGGGGGTGGCGCCGGATGCACCGCTGACCCCGCTGCAACTCGCACGCAAGCCGGGCGACGCCGGCGCGGCGCCGGTGCGGGAGAGCATGTGA